In Melanotaenia boesemani isolate fMelBoe1 chromosome 7, fMelBoe1.pri, whole genome shotgun sequence, a single window of DNA contains:
- the LOC121643526 gene encoding uncharacterized protein LOC121643526, which translates to MAAISVNTFYSHSRQKKEQGKLSLSKAEQLLMAIANDSEVEDLSNGEENDPAVDGDIPRDAGDNYSPPSSPEYDSDEDYSPPDAEEADHYITEDESESEQQRSQVHQRKRNRVENDEQDEELGCGDSRAEPRNVARGERWKSAPFTPDLFQFQGKDDYLRDERMDWQPLDYVEQYIDSELLKLLTDCTNAMSLANSGRSLNTSVEEMYYFFGVAILMSCVHYPQTKMFWSNALRVPAISDKMSRDRFFKLRSHLKVVIDDDIPEDKKKTDKFWKVRPFMDRILKGCRLQARPECVSIDEQMIPFTGACPFRQYVLLKPNPVGMKNFVLASTDGIVLDFEVYQGAKTLALQVQESEGLGLGALVIKRLSETLQPGTKVYCDRFFTTMSAVEHMLRKQVYLTGTVMKNKSAAESEEEEEEDEEEEWHKFLFGETPVC; encoded by the exons ATGGCGGCAATCTCAGTAAACACCTTCTACAGCCACTCCCGGCAGAAAAAAGAACAAG GGAAACTTTCATTGTCAAAAGCAGAGCAGTTGCTCATGGCTATTGCAAATGACTCGGAAGTTGAAGATTTATCCAATGGTGAAGAGAATGATCCGGCTGTGGATGGAGACATTCCACGTGATGCTGGGGATAATTATTCACCACCAAGTTCACCAGAATATGATTCAGATGAAGATTATTCACCACCTGATGCAGAAGAAGCTGATCACTACATCACTGAGGATGAGAGCGAAAGTGAGCAACAACGTTCACAAGTGCATCAACGTAAACGAAATCGTGTTGAGAATGATG AACAAGATGAGGAACTAGGATGTGGAGACTCCAGGGCTGAACCTAGAAATGTTGCACGTGGTGAACGCTGGAAATCTGCTCCATTTACCCCAGACTTATTCCAGTTCCAAGGTAAAGATGATTATCTGAGAGATGAACGAATGGACTGGCAGCCACTTGATTATGTGGAGCAGTACATTGACTCAGAGCTGCTGAAACTCCTTACCGACTGCACAAATGCCATGTCACTGGCTAACAGTGGGAGGTCTCTCAACACTTCAGTTGAAGAGATGTACTACTTTTTTGGAGTAGCCATTTTGATGTCTTGTGTGCATTACCCACAAACGAAGATGTTCTGGTCCAATGCTCTAAGAGTCCCTGCTATCAGTGACAAAATGTCACGTGATCGGTTCTTCAAACTGAGAAGCCATCTGAAAGTAGTCATCGATGATGACATTCCTGAAGACAAGAAGAAAACTGACAAATTCTGGAAGGTGAGACCTTTCATGGATCGCATACTCAAGGGTTGCCGTCTTCAGGCTCGTCCAGAATGTGTCTCAATAGATGAACAGATGATCCCATTCACTGGAGCCTGCCCATTCCGACAGTATGTACTTCTCAAGCCCAATCCTGTGGGGATGAAGAACTTCGTGCTGGCATCAACAGATGGAATTGTGCTGGACTTTGAAGTATATCAAGGTGCAAAGACACTGGCTTTGCAGGTTCAGGAGTCAGAGGGGCTAGGCTTGGGAGCGCTTGTCATCAAACGTCTATCTGAAACACTGCAGCCAGGTACAAAAGTGTACTGTGATCGGTTCTTCACCACCATGTCAGCTGTGGAACACATGCTAAGGAAGCAGGTGTACCTTACTGGCACAGTGATGAAGAACAA